The Chelonia mydas isolate rCheMyd1 chromosome 1, rCheMyd1.pri.v2, whole genome shotgun sequence nucleotide sequence ccccaccaaaTTTGGTTTAGCTGGGCTATCGGCTGGTAATGTCTCTACCCCCTAGTTCATATTTGAGCCAGTGACCTGAAGCGAAGTGCCTGTTCTGCAGCCCTTGAGATCCCTGCCCTACAGCTCTCTGGCTTCTGATCCCTTGGTGTTGTAATAGGTCCCTTGAGGTGCTGCCATGGGGTGTTTGAGGTGAAGTAATTCAGGAAACTGGAAGGAAGGGCTTTGGCTAGGAGTGTCATAGTAGACCCAGTTCTAAAGCGGATTAAGTGTGGTTTAAGCATGGAAGGGAAGGTTGTTCTCTTAGAATCCAGAAATCCATCTCTTAATCCTGATTTACTATTTGCTCAAACACCCTCATTCATTGCATCCTCTGGTTGCTGCTTGTTCTTCTGCCTGAACATTGATTCCTTTATATAAGGAGTTTTCTTTTAGTTAAAAAACACACTCCCCCAACCCTCTTGTAACGATTGCTGCCACATAGATCATCCCTCAGGACCTGGTGTGTTTTTACCTGTCCCCGAAGAGAAACTCTTCCTGCTCCGTGTTGTTCCCTCACATGTCATCTATTCTCGCCTTGCAGATTCAGCCTATGGGGAAGGGTCATAAAGAGCCCCTAATGCTTAGGGTGGTAGTGCAGAGGGAAGAGTAAAGTTCTCTGGCTACCTCTGctgctgtttaaaaatatttcccataGACAGTTTGTAGGGGAGGCTGGTTTTCAGGGTCTCTGGGCCTGTGTTGAATACATCAGTGTATTTGCAGTATACCGTTACACagacattatatatataaaaattctgTCTCTTGTTCCttgcagctcccccaccccgccacagCTTCTTCCCCAGCACAATCTCCCCCTCCAACCTATATTCCGTCCCCCATTTACTTGTCTCCAAACCAGGCCAGTCATACACTTTAGCATTGTCTCTTAGTCCTGGCTTTTCACTTgctaaaaactctctctctccactgtcgGGCCAGAGTTGCATTCACCTGGGACTGGTACTGCCCCCTCAGCTGCAGGCTGCTCAACCCCATCTGCACTATGGTCCTCTGCTACATGGTTCACCGCCTCGCTGTCCATGACGACAGCAGTGTTGGTGCTGTGGGACAGATGGTGGTTGTCACCAGCATGGTCCTCCACATCTGACTCTGCCTCTTCAGTATCACTGCCACCCCCTACCGAAGGGGTCTTCTCTGGCTGGGGTGTCTTCTTCCCCTGATTCAGGCAGCAGTAGGTGGCCATGcccaggaagagggaggagagtaCAACCTCTGAGCCAGCCAAGTAGAAGATGATTGCGTAGTTCTTGAATGCATCCACCAAGTGTCCTGATAGTCAAATGAGAAATAATTAGGGTTAGACTGTCAGCAAGTCTTTTCCAATGATATGGACGTCGCTGAGATCAGCACCTCAATGAGCTCTCTATGGCGGTGGAAAAATTTCCTAAGGAAAGAGACTGAAGCCTTATTGGGATATTCAAAATTacacttgacaaagccctggacaATATACAACAGAAAGCCATTCTGTGCTGGCTGAGAAAAACAGAAGGGATGTGATCCAAGAGGTGAGTCTGTGACACTGCTTGTAGCTACAAATTTGCCTTTGTAATCATGACACCGTGCTGATGTGGTCTGACACTGCTCCATACAGTATGACGACTCAGAAGAGGCAATGGAATCACATGCAATGCTGCAGCATAATGCTTGAAACCCTTTGGGGGCCCTTTGAATTGTCCCACAAATTAGGGCTTATGGAATAACTTTGTGAAAGTCAGGATTGTCCTGTGTGTGTAGTGGAACCCTATATGTGACTCCAGGCTGGGTAAAGAGTAGGGAATAGTAGGGGGCAAATCTTAACACACAGTAAGTCCTGTCATCCCCTCGAACCTGCAGACCAAGCAGCAGCTAAGTAGGGTTATGCCAAGCAAAGTGACACTGTTACTTTCTTCCCATTCAGTTTCTGCTCCCTTAAGTCAGATCAACTGCGTTTACCAACAGACTCAAGCTTCCCCCCACCATCAGGCCCCTACAGCTGCCAGGcactatgggctagattctgtTCGGCTTGGCATAGGCTGAACACATAAGCTTAGCCACAGTTCCATTCTGCCAAGGTTATGGTGACAGCTATTCCCTTGTTATCCTATTTTACAAACAAACTGCTCTCAATGTATAAAGATGGTCCGAGCTTCATTGCTGCAGCACCCCAAGTCCCTCTCTCATCCCACTATTGTCCTTGTCCCTCTCCACCATTCTGTATTGACTTACCCAAATAACCATAACCCTCTTTGAATCACGACTGGATGCCTTCCCAGAAgatgtttgactaaagcatacgTTATTGCTCTCACTGCAGGGGTAACTGGGGGAGGATAGCAGGCcagtgttatacaggtcagattAGACCTGTCCCTTCTGGCGTTAAACTCTGTGCATAAATGGAGAGAAGATAAAGCATCTCTCCCTCTCCAGACTGTTCAGATCCCCTCAtggtctcctccttcccttttctttctattGCCATTTCTTCAGTGTTCCTTCCTTGAAAGGAGATGCTCTGGTGGCTGCACACAATATTCTATAAAGGCCTGTTTCTCCACCCTTTGCATTTTTGGCTGTCATGTCACCAAGCTCTGGACACTGACAGGCCCACCAGCAATGCTGAGCTAatgtccccttcccctgccaccacAGCTGCTTCATTAAGCCCCATGAATCATTACCTCTGTCTCACAATGTATTTCAGAAATCTTCCTAAAGTGGGCCAGTGTCAGCCTGCTTGGGCTTGCTACCCACCCTCGGAACTAAGCGTGTTCCTGTTTGGATCAGAGAAGAAAAGCCTCtctgaaaacagaagaaaaactgtTGTTGTTAGTGAGGGTTCTCACAGTGATCCAAATTAAGCCATAGGTCTggtcctctcctccccacaatcATAGatatcatagaagtgtaggactggaaggaaccacaagaggtcttctagtccagtcccttgctctgaggcaggactaagtattatctagaccatccctgacaggtgtttgtccaacctgctcttaaaaacctcccgtgacagagattccacaacctccctaggtaatttgattcagtgcttaaccaccctgacagaaagtttttcctaatgtctaacctaaatttcccttgcttttGCCTTCAGAggctctagtgcagtggttccgaAACGACCCCTTTGGCATCTTACTTAGTGTCCCGGACCCCTATCGTTTCTGGTATGACTGGAACACCCCTGCCAGCGTGAACTCTCATACAGGGTGTGTGAGAGGCCACACTGTGTGGAGGATGCCATCTGGAGAACAAAATGGTATCCTCCATGCAGCAAAAATGCTGGAATGCTGTTCCGGCATGTTCTGACCCTGGCTCAAGGGATGGACCCCCCCCACGTAACCCACAGGGGCTGGAGACCCCACTTTGGGAGCCTCTGTGCTAGTGGAGGGTTTGATTTAACATGGCAATGGGATGGTTGGCACAGCAGGGGGAAGAGCTCAATCATGCTGTATTTCATGCACTGTCATGTCATGGCTGGAGATTGGGTTCAAATTTTGGCTTAAGGAAAGGAGCAGAGGGGTGTCAATCTGGGTCCTGGTAGGCATTTGCCTACAATACAGCAGAAAAACCTCAGTGAATAATGTATTCAGTAAATTTGTCCTTGTTTTCCTGTTTGCAAGTTATCAACTAATAGACTTTGACAAGGACTGGTCACGTTCATCGAACACTTTATGCAAGCTACTCCCTCCCAAGGGAACAAACTATTCACTATTAGTTACAAAGAGTGAGTGATGAACTCACCTTAGTCACAGGCATATTATTGCCACTCCATAGGTGctgaactaggggtgctgccgcaccccctggcttgaagtggtttccaccatATACACGGTTTACCATTTAGCTTTCAGCACccacactgtacaaattgttctagCGCCCCTGTGCCAGTCCCTTATTGATTGAAAGACTTTGAATCTTCTCTCTAAAAAAAGATTTTGAGATGGCCCTGTGCACAATTCTGGCAGGGATGCATTGTTACAAACATTCATGAGACTTGCGCTTTCCGCAAACAAAAATAGTCACGCTCATGAATATGCACAGCAACAAAGCAGAAGGGCTGTGAATACTAATGAGAAGTTGCTGGTTTTTAGACACATTAATGTTCACAAATGCTTTTTGCAGTATTTGCCAGGCTTTAACAACAACATAACCTTCTCTTCTTACCCATGCAAAGCAATAGCACGGGGTGCTGTTGGTCAGGATTAAGGGACACTGGGGGTAGATCCCACTATAGGTAGCCCTAACTAAATGCTCATAGTTTCTAATTTTTTATGAGCAAAATAATAGAATTCACAAAAAGAATCTCTCAGCACACCAGTTATATCAGTTTTGTTGTGCATTGGGTTGGACTGAGATTCTTCATTTCAGATAGTCTTTTTTTATAGGGACAATTGAAATGAAAAGCCAGCTAAGTGTTTTACTGTTAAAGTATACTTTatgaaaaattgattaaaaaaagagaagtgtATGTACTCGCATACACACATCATAAAGCAGGGGTACCTTTTTCCCCCACTTGTGCAAACAGAGGcaatgaaatagtccctcattCATTCCTCTCTAAAGATAGGAGTTGAACTATTCAACTCCCTTCAGTTCTTCAGTAATCTGCTTAGATGTCCTCTCCCTCAAGGAATTAAAGAGGTGCAGCCTCATGAACCCTTCAGATGCCAGGTACTGAagccaccccaccctgctctgatATCTAGGATGCCATTGGATGACTATGGATACCATTCCACCAATCAAAAATTAGGGCTAGAAATATGCAGTTAAAATGCCTGGATGCTTCCAAATTCTTGAGAGAACTTAACCATTAGTGTTACCCGTTGGTCAAGAGTCCCAGTGTCAGGCCGGGAGGGCAGTTGCGTGACCGACAGCTCTCTCAAGCACAAACATACCTGCTGAGGGTGGCCCGATGAGCACAGCAAAGGCTTCAATGAGCAGGACCAGCCCAATGGCACTGGAGAACTTCTGGGATCCAACAATGGCCATGAGCACCTCAAACTGCAATGCACCCACCATGCCGTAGGAGATGCCAAAGAAGACACAGAAGATGACCAGCTCCGTGTACGTGTTAGCCCTGGCACTGCAGATGTCTGTCAGGCCATTGAAGAGCATAGCAAAGCTGAATAAGTAGGCGACATGGGGACGTATCCACTTCAGCCCGGCCAGCATCCCACAGGAAGGGCGGGCAAAGATGTCTATGAAGCCAATGATGGACAGCAGGAAGGCAGCTTCTGTGTCTGGCACTCCTATGTCTTTGGCATAGTTGACCAGCAATATGGGGGGCACAAAGAGACCCAAGACCATGATGAACTTAGCAATGGAGTAAATGACAAACCCCCGGTTGGAGAAGATAGAAAAATCCAATAGCTTCTTTCCTTTCctgggctgctgcttcttcttggTTTTCTTTGACTTTTTGACTCCATCAATGGTGCTTATGGCCTCCTCTGCCCTTTCCCCAATGGGCAGCATCTCCTTGGCTTCATATTTGTCCTGAACTCTCTCCATCTTCCGCTTCATCCCTGCCTCGAGGGGTCTCATGACTGCTCCACAGGTGCAGCAATTGAGCAGCAAACCCCCCATGATAAGGAATCCCCCTCGCCAGCCAAACTTCTCGAGCAAGACCTGCCCCAACGGAGAGAGGGCAGAGAGGAAgacagggctcccagctgcagcaagcCCATTGGCCAGAGGTCTACGTTTGTCAAAGTAGGTGCCAAGCATGATCAGGGAGGGCTGGAAATTCAGAGCCATACCTAGACCTGTGTGCAGGGgtaggggaaggaggagatggagaaagtAATGGGTGAGAGACCACAGAGACAAGAGGACCACAACAAATGCAAATCTCTCAGAGATtctgcatgcacacacctagCCCAAAGACCCTGTCATGTAGTTTAATTCTCTTCCCAAGTCTTAGACTCTCCCATATGACTTACTGTATGAAACTCATAGGCAGAGGCAGGACCAGGTCCCAAAGACCTTATATTGCACTGGGACCCACCCACTGTCACCTGCCTTTGCTACCCCGTTCTAACTGGCAGGCCTTCCCTGAGGGCCTGTATCAGGGCTTCTCCATCACCACCTTACTTGGGCTATTACCCGTTAAACTCTTGATCAGTCCCACTGTGACCCCACCTCAGGCTGTTCCATTGTCAGATTGCATCCAGAAGAGAAAATATTAATGGACCAgcgtttgggggtttttttcctgTTACTATGGGTTCTTCTTCCTCCTGGTGCGTGTCTCTCTTCCCCGCGCCTCTCAGAGCTCAgtggtttccccccaccccataccctAGTGACTCTGCCTCTGTATGAAGACGGCTGTGTGGAGTTCCTTCTCTAGCCCATCCAATCTTGCTAAATCAATTGATGAGCCAGACTTAAGGTGTTTCTCCTGCCAGCCCCTGAGTGCTGAGCCGATCGTCCTCACAGTGCTCTCAGCCTTTGCCAGCCACAGAACAAGGGTCTTGGACACTGAGGTCCTTCGGCCAGGTCTGATTCCATCTATGCAGCTCCAGATGGAGGCAGGCAGGAGTCTCAGTCACAGCCCAGACCCCTCCTCTTGCCTCCTCCAGCCTCAAGAGCCAGTGCCATAAGAGCAGGCTATCCTCCCAATAGCCACGTCAGCTCCCTGAGCACATCCACAGTAAAGAGAAAATCCTCTTCCCTCAGCAACCAAACTCTGTTTCTCCAgagcaaaggggggaaaaaaacccacgtCATGAAGTTGTGTGTTTCTCGCTCAGTCTCCACTTCTCTCCCCTATGACCATGtaatccttccattgacttagaCCCCTTTATTTCTCCATCATCCCTGCCAGTGTTCCTCACAACTCCTCACTCTGCCTTGTCTCCCTCAGGTAGCAGCTTGCCAGCCTGAACtgcatttaagcatgtgtcttG carries:
- the SLC16A8 gene encoding monocarboxylate transporter 3, whose translation is MGRSDPEEGQLPASVKPPDGGWGWIVLLGCFVITGFSYAFPKAVSVYFKELMHDFHVGYSDTAWISSIMLAMLYGTGPVSSIMVNQFGCRPVMLVGGLLASSGMILASFTTNIIELYLTAGMLTGLGMALNFQPSLIMLGTYFDKRRPLANGLAAAGSPVFLSALSPLGQVLLEKFGWRGGFLIMGGLLLNCCTCGAVMRPLEAGMKRKMERVQDKYEAKEMLPIGERAEEAISTIDGVKKSKKTKKKQQPRKGKKLLDFSIFSNRGFVIYSIAKFIMVLGLFVPPILLVNYAKDIGVPDTEAAFLLSIIGFIDIFARPSCGMLAGLKWIRPHVAYLFSFAMLFNGLTDICSARANTYTELVIFCVFFGISYGMVGALQFEVLMAIVGSQKFSSAIGLVLLIEAFAVLIGPPSAGHLVDAFKNYAIIFYLAGSEVVLSSLFLGMATYCCLNQGKKTPQPEKTPSVGGGSDTEEAESDVEDHAGDNHHLSHSTNTAVVMDSEAVNHVAEDHSADGVEQPAAEGAVPVPGECNSGPTVERESF